One genomic window of Desulfurococcus mucosus DSM 2162 includes the following:
- a CDS encoding DUF167 domain-containing protein: MTQLFEKIRETILKHLTESSHGIILSIRVKPGESEDFLTVEGDELVFYTSEPPERGRANAALVKFFSRELKIPVSRIDIVYGHRSTLKKLVFYDVNMDELADKLAKLVRLI, encoded by the coding sequence TTGACCCAGTTGTTTGAGAAAATACGTGAAACAATCCTTAAACATCTCACTGAATCCTCCCATGGCATCATCCTCTCAATAAGAGTTAAGCCAGGTGAATCCGAGGACTTTCTCACCGTGGAAGGGGATGAACTAGTATTCTATACTTCTGAGCCTCCTGAGAGGGGGCGGGCGAACGCAGCCCTGGTGAAGTTTTTCTCAAGGGAGCTGAAGATACCGGTCTCAAGGATCGATATAGTGTACGGTCACCGCTCCACGCTTAAGAAGCTGGTTTTCTACGATGTCAATATGGATGAGTTGGCCGACAAGCTGGCTAAGCTAGTGAGGCTCATCTAG
- a CDS encoding RsmD family RNA methyltransferase, with amino-acid sequence MTALINPREEVVTEGLVKLAVPRMEEYTRPDGRIEPAWMPVFYNPSAVVSRDATVLVLRVLHGSHGFTFIDSLAGTGVRGIRIAVESGGEGIVNDVDPRAVYYIRKNIQLNKLGNGKVEVYSQEANVLLNNLTFTGIPFDYVDLDPYGSPAPFLDSVFKPLAKKAVIGVSATDTAPLTCSHFRKTLRRYWFTCVDTDFEKEIGARLLITYIFKRAAALDTSVKPLLVFMHRHYYRVFLETRRNAGEAYRLSTECLGYIWYCPSTLERGYVKTLSDLNDVTCMSGEKPVPIGKIWICGLGDKDFVNRLHDEAGSVNWLTKDTRRILSMLKNEVELNNPYVRVDKLCSILGRNMPKYEELIDTLRSIGIKASRTHFDPRGLKIEADTRALIEVLKSDPTTR; translated from the coding sequence GTGACGGCCTTGATTAACCCCCGTGAAGAGGTGGTCACAGAGGGTTTAGTGAAGCTCGCTGTCCCAAGGATGGAGGAATACACGAGGCCTGATGGCAGGATTGAGCCAGCATGGATGCCAGTCTTCTATAATCCATCTGCAGTGGTGAGCAGGGATGCAACAGTCCTTGTGCTGAGGGTTCTCCATGGCTCACATGGATTCACCTTCATAGACTCCTTGGCAGGCACAGGTGTTCGAGGCATCCGCATAGCGGTGGAGAGCGGTGGTGAAGGAATAGTAAATGACGTGGATCCACGGGCCGTCTACTACATTAGGAAGAATATTCAGTTGAATAAGCTCGGAAACGGAAAGGTGGAAGTCTACTCTCAGGAGGCTAACGTACTACTCAACAATTTAACGTTCACGGGCATACCTTTCGACTATGTAGACCTAGACCCCTACGGGTCGCCCGCCCCCTTCCTGGACTCCGTGTTTAAGCCCCTTGCCAAGAAGGCTGTGATAGGCGTCTCAGCTACAGATACGGCACCTCTCACCTGCAGCCACTTCAGGAAGACCCTGAGAAGGTACTGGTTCACATGCGTCGACACGGATTTCGAGAAGGAGATAGGGGCCAGGCTCCTTATCACATATATATTTAAGCGGGCAGCAGCCCTCGACACATCCGTTAAGCCACTACTCGTCTTCATGCATAGACATTACTACAGGGTCTTCCTGGAGACCAGGAGGAATGCGGGCGAGGCATACAGGTTATCAACAGAGTGCCTCGGATACATATGGTATTGTCCTTCAACCCTTGAGAGAGGGTATGTGAAAACACTCAGCGACCTCAACGACGTCACCTGCATGAGTGGCGAGAAACCCGTTCCCATAGGTAAAATATGGATATGTGGATTAGGCGATAAAGACTTCGTTAACAGGCTGCATGACGAAGCAGGCAGCGTCAACTGGCTTACAAAGGACACCAGGAGGATCCTCAGCATGCTTAAAAACGAGGTGGAGTTAAACAACCCATATGTGAGAGTAGATAAGCTGTGCTCTATCCTAGGCAGGAATATGCCTAAGTACGAGGAACTAATAGATACATTAAGGTCTATTGGCATCAAGGCATCCCGCACTCATTTCGACCCCAGGGGGCTGAAGATAGAGGCTGACACCAGGGCTCTTATAGAGGTGTTGAAGAGTGATCCAACCACTCGTTGA